A stretch of Lysobacter sp. K5869 DNA encodes these proteins:
- a CDS encoding DUF2164 domain-containing protein, translating to MEAIKFNDDEKARLVAKLQRYFSEELKQSIGRFDAEFMLDFLSEELGAYYYNRGVADAQAVLAARVDDLTDAMWQLERPTEFKR from the coding sequence ATGGAGGCGATCAAGTTCAACGACGACGAGAAGGCGCGGCTGGTCGCGAAGCTGCAGCGCTATTTCAGCGAAGAGTTGAAGCAATCGATCGGGCGTTTCGATGCGGAGTTCATGCTCGACTTCCTGTCCGAAGAGCTCGGCGCGTACTACTACAACCGCGGCGTCGCCGACGCGCAGGCGGTGCTGGCGGCGCGGGTGGACGATCTGACCGACGCGATGTGGCAGTTGGAGCGGCCGACCGAGTTCAAGCGTTGA
- a CDS encoding MOSC domain-containing protein: MSDDGVLITALLRGRAVPYTRPGSVSAIDKRPLRGRVRIGELGLDGDEQGDLRVHGGPDKAVHHYPREHYRVWREEIGAHALLDAPGAFGENLSSEGLSEAQVCLGDRFRFGAALLEVSQARQPCWKLNDRFGVADMARRMQASGRTGWYYRVIEAGEAEAGDRLTLIERPWPHWSLQRIATMLFVRTLEREELQAALALPLVPSWRKLVEARLARGEVEDWSKRIDGPSKA, translated from the coding sequence ATGAGCGACGACGGCGTTCTCATAACCGCGCTGCTGCGCGGCCGCGCAGTGCCCTACACCCGGCCCGGCAGCGTCAGCGCGATCGACAAGCGGCCGTTGCGGGGACGGGTGCGGATCGGCGAGTTGGGATTGGACGGCGACGAGCAAGGCGATTTGCGCGTGCACGGCGGGCCGGACAAGGCTGTGCACCACTATCCGCGCGAGCATTACCGCGTTTGGCGCGAGGAGATCGGCGCGCACGCGCTGCTCGACGCGCCCGGCGCGTTCGGCGAAAACCTCAGCAGCGAAGGCCTGAGCGAAGCGCAGGTGTGCCTGGGCGACCGCTTCCGCTTCGGCGCGGCCTTGCTCGAAGTCAGTCAAGCGCGGCAACCGTGCTGGAAGCTCAACGACCGTTTCGGCGTCGCCGACATGGCGCGGCGCATGCAGGCCAGCGGCCGCACCGGTTGGTATTACCGCGTGATCGAAGCGGGCGAGGCCGAAGCCGGCGATCGTTTGACGCTGATCGAACGGCCGTGGCCGCACTGGTCGCTGCAGCGCATCGCGACGATGCTGTTCGTGCGCACGCTCGAACGCGAGGAATTGCAAGCCGCGTTGGCCTTGCCGCTGGTGCCGTCGTGGCGCAAGCTGGTCGAGGCCCGGCTCGCGCGCGGCGAAGTCGAGGATTGGAGCAAGCGCATCGACGGCCCGTCGAAGGCGTAA
- a CDS encoding DUF3574 domain-containing protein, whose translation MLRTLALCAALCALTACASLAPLPVKPGDPSACSERRQDRVLFGMNSPDGPVSEAQWQAFLADVVTPRFPAGLTVYQAKGQWRGDSGQVEQEDSRAIDLIHEDSAEERKRVVEIADEYKRRFKQEAVLIVSSPVRACFAALPAGAGRAG comes from the coding sequence ATGCTCCGCACCCTCGCGCTCTGCGCCGCGCTGTGCGCGCTCACCGCCTGCGCCTCGCTGGCGCCGCTGCCGGTCAAGCCCGGCGACCCGAGCGCCTGCTCCGAACGCCGCCAGGACCGCGTGCTGTTCGGCATGAACAGCCCCGACGGCCCCGTCAGCGAAGCGCAATGGCAAGCCTTCCTCGCCGACGTCGTCACCCCGCGCTTTCCCGCCGGCCTCACCGTCTATCAGGCCAAGGGCCAGTGGCGCGGCGACAGCGGGCAGGTCGAGCAAGAGGATTCGCGCGCGATCGACCTGATCCACGAGGACAGCGCCGAGGAACGCAAGCGCGTGGTCGAGATCGCCGACGAGTACAAGCGGCGCTTCAAGCAGGAAGCGGTGTTGATCGTCAGCTCGCCGGTGCGCGCGTGTTTCGCGGCGCTGCCGGCCGGCGCCGGCCGGGCCGGGTGA